A stretch of Cynocephalus volans isolate mCynVol1 chromosome 9, mCynVol1.pri, whole genome shotgun sequence DNA encodes these proteins:
- the MCUB gene encoding calcium uniporter regulatory subunit MCUb, mitochondrial: MLLRGLRPWRPRLLPTSGTRARVRPRPQPPQVLCVKLDGNLKYYRSHLYSTVVPPDEITVNYRHGLPLITLTLPSRHERCQFVVKPLLSTVGSFLQDLQSEDKGVKTAAIFTTDGGEIPTSTLMDILLMNDFKLVINKIAYDVQCPKKEKLSNERDIEMENMKSLVHRLFTVLHLEEFQKKREHHLLEKIDHLKKQLQPLEQEKARIEAGSEAKSSRLLWAGLALLSIQGGALAWLTWWVYSWDIMEPVTYFITFANSMVFFAYFIVTQQDYTYSAIKSRHFLQFFHKKSKQQHFDVEQYNKLKEDLDKARESLKQVRHSLYLRMQVEQFSEKN; this comes from the exons GTTTTGTGTGTGAAGCTGGATGGAAATCTGAAGTACTACCGATCACACCTTTATAGTACAGTGGTGCCACCTGATG aaaTAACAGTTAATTATAGACACGGCCTTCCCTTGATAACACTTACTTTGCCATCCAGACACGAACGCTGTCAATTTGTAGTCAAGCCATTGTTGTCAACAGTTGGTTCTTTCCTTCAGGACCTACAAAGTGAAGATAAAGGAGTCAAAACTGCAGCCATCTTCACGACAG atgGTGGCGAGATTCCAACTTCAACCTTGATGGATATTTTGCTAATGAATGATTTTAAACTTGTCATTAATAAAATAGCATATGATGTGCAATGCCCCAAGAAGG AAAAACTGAGTAATGAGCGTGACATTGAGATGGAAAACATGAAATCCTTGGTTCATAGACTGTTTACAGTCTTGCATTTAGAAGAgtttcagaaaaagagagagcacCATTTACTGGAGAAAATTGACCATCTGAAGAAACAGTTGCAGCCCCTTGAACAG GAGAAAGCTAGAATTGAAGCTGGCTCAGAAGCCAAATCAAGCAGACTCCTATGGGCTGGATTAGCACTGCTGTCCATTCAGGGTGGGGCACTGGCCTGGCTCACTTGGTGGGTATACTCCTGGGATATCATGGAACCAGTTACATACTTCATCACATTTGCGAATTCCATGGTGTTTTTTGCATACTTCATAGTCACTCAACAG gattataCTTACTCAGCTATTAAGAGTAGGCACTTTCTTCAGTTCTTCCATAAGAAATCAAAACAACAGCATTTTGACGTGGAACAATACAACAAATTAAAAGAAGACCTTGATAAG GCTAGAGAATCCCTGAAACAGGTGCGCCATTCTCTCTATTTGCGAATGCAAGTAGAGCAATTCAGTGAAAAGAATTAA